From the Malus domestica chromosome 17, GDT2T_hap1 genome, one window contains:
- the LOC103425778 gene encoding probable metal-nicotianamine transporter YSL6, which translates to MGTESSAASVEISEPLLHNSDDKIKAVESDDDDRIPEWKDQITIRGLVVSAVLGSLFCIITHKLNLTVGIIPSLNVAAGLLGFFFVKSWTGFWGKLGFSVTPFTRQENTVIQTCVVACYGLAFSGGFGSYLLAMDERTYNLIGTDYPGNRAEDVINPSLWWMSGFLFVVSFLGILCLVPLRKVMVMDYKLTYPSGTATAMLINSFHTKSGAELAGKQVHALGKYLSISLIWSCFKWFFGGIGDSCGFDNFPSFGLTLFKNTFYFDFSPTYVGCGLICPHIVNCSALFGAILSWGFLWPLISQYSGVWYPADLGSNDFKGLYGYKVFISIALILGDGLYNLIKIIAFTLKELSNKSSKQSNLPVVKEALGDESSEVPLEQKKRDAIFLKDRIPTWVAGAGYLGLVVISTATMPIIFPPLKWYLVLCSYILAPVLAFCNSYGTGLTDWSLASTYGKIGLFIIASLVGSDGGVIAGLAACGVMMTIVATAADLMQDFKTGYLTMSSAKSMFVSQLVGTAMGCVIAPLTFWLFWTAFDIGSPDGPYKAPYAVIFREMAILGIEGFSELPKHCLAMCVGFFVAALVINLLRDVCPKKISQFIPIPMAMAVPFYIGAYFAVDMFVGTVILFIWERVNRKDAEDYAGAVASGLICGDGIWTIPSAVLSIFKVNPPICMYFGPSLSR; encoded by the exons ATGGGGACCGAATCATCAGCAGCGTCCGTGGAGATATCTGAGCCGTTGCTTCACAATTCCGACGACAAAATCAAGGCCGTAGAGTCCGACGACGACGACCGAATCCCCGAATGGAAGGACCAGATCACCATCAGAGGGCTGGTCGTCAGCGCCGTGCTCGGCAGCCTCTTCTGCATTATCACCCACAAGCTCAATCTGACGGTCGGGATTATCCCCTCCTTGAACGTCGCCGCAGGGCTGCTCGGGTTCTTCTTCGTCAAATCATGGACTGGCTTCTGgggaaaattagggttttcagtTACCCCCTTTACCAGGCAGGAGAACACCGTCATCCAGACCTGCGTCGTTGCCTGCTATGGCCTCGCTTTTAGCG GGGGGTTCGGTTCGTATTTGCTTGCCATGGATGAGAGAACATATAATCTAATTGGTACTGATTACCCGGGTAATCGGGCGGAAGATGTTATCAATCCGAGCTTGTGGTGGATGAGTGGTTTCCTGTTTGTTGTCAGCTTCCTGGGCATTTTATGTCTCGTTCCGCTTCGCAAG GTTATGGTCATGGATTACAAACTAACATATCCCAGTGGGACAGCCACAGCAATGTTGATAAATAGCTTCCACACTAAGAGTGGAGCAGAGCTTGCCGG GAAGCAAGTTCATGCTCTAGGGAAGTATTTAAGTATAAGTTTAATTTGGAGCTGCTTCAAGTGGTTCTTTGGTGGTATTGGAGATTCATGCGGATTTGACAATTTTCCTAGCTTTGGTTTGACACTGTTTAAGAACAC GTTTTATTTTGACTTCAGTCCAACATATGTTGGATGTGGTCTTATATGTCCTCACATAGTCAACTGCTCAGCTCTTTTTGGGGCTATCTTATCATGGGGTTTTCTTTGGCCGTTAATATCCCAATATTCTGGGGTCTGGTATCCAGCCGACCTTGGTAGCAATGATTTCAAAGGTCTTTATGGATATAAG GTCTTTATATCCATTGCCCTCATCCTAGGGGATGGTCTCTACAATTTGATAAAGATTATAGCCTTTACTCTCAAGGAACTATCCAATAAGAGTAGCAAACAGAGCAACCTTCCTGTTGTCAAGGAGGCCTTAG GTGATGAGAGTTCAGAAGTACCACTAGAGCAAAAAAAGAGGGATGCAATATTTCTTAAGGATAGGATACCGACGTGGGTTGCTGGAGCTGGATATTTGGGCCTAGTGGTAATATCCACAGCAACAATGCCAATCATCTTTCCACCTCTGAAATGGTATTTGGTTCTATGCTCATACATCCTTGCTCCTGTCCTTGCCTTCTGCAACTCCTATGGCACTGGCCTCACGGACTGGAGTTTAGCTTCAACTTATGGGAAGATTGGTCTTTTCATCATTGCATCGTTAGTTGGAAGTGACGGTGGGGTTATAGCTGGGTTAGCAGCATGTGGGGTGATGATGACGATTGTCGCTACTGCAGCTGATCTCATGCAAGACTTCAAGACAGGTTACCTCACTATGTCCTCGGCCAAGTCTATGTTTGTAAGCCAGTTAGTGGGGACAGCCATGGGTTGTGTGATTGCTCCGTTAACATTCTGGTTGTTTTGGACTGCATTTGATATCGGATCACCTGATGGTCCATACAAGGCACCCTATGCTGTAATATTCAGGGAAATGGCAATCCTAGGTATCGAGGGCTTCTCTGAGCTCCCCAAGCATTGTTTGGCTATGTGCGTCGGTTTTTTTGTGGCAGCGCTAGTTATAAACCTGCTGAGGGATGTGTGTCCTAAGAAAATATCACAGTTCATTCCGATTCCAATGGCAATGGCAGTCCCATTCTATATCGGAGCATACTTTGCCGTCGACATGTTTGTTGGGactgtgatattattcattTGGGAGCGAGTGAATAGGAAGGATGCGGAGGATTATGCAGGGGCAGTGGCCTCGGGTTTAATATGTGGTGATGGGATTTGGACAATCCCGTCGGCGGTCCTCTCAATTTTCAAGGTCAATCCACCCATCTGCATGTACTTCGGGCCTTCTTTGAGCAGATGA
- the LOC103425780 gene encoding protein LAZY 1-like, which produces MQLLQWVHHKFRHGSIEPFKDLTIAQPSLDDQDAYMKSSFGSRYRSTSLEPPARDREKSFSESEAKREEETSAIISELFPGFLTIGTLGSESGINEPETPTFGTTLENLTQQKAEVTENDLKLIRYELEKFLDAETKEEGVRVSSARDSHASSVTPNGKQMEESEDEEYWKDAACPLKGYLFGSSTELPETMEAKKEKASLQELFDRTKITTDYKEKSESEETEVKYKHKSAMGFMKKMIKKFHASSKSSGGDATDSVSIKKKCGEASDSLSTKKKPHKVLRMFHRTIHPESSIAAREVVKSEKYKKKKIFSADSGCNENMMLKGGDNRRFPEGPLVKEGTENCKKYMNFPQYRLNGSTYGTRAEHWIKTDAEYLVLEL; this is translated from the exons ATGCAGTTATTACAGTGGGTGCACCACAAATTTCGGCACGGTAGCATTGAGCCTTTCAAGGATCTCACTATTG CTCAGCCATCACTTGATGACCAAGATGCCTATATGAAGTCAAGCTTTGGCTCCAGATACAGATCTACATCCTTGGAGCCACCTGCAAGGGACCGAGAAAAATCTTTTTCTGAATCTGAAGccaagagagaagaagaaacatcTGCTATCATCTCAGAGCTTTTTCCTGGCTTTCTCACCATTGGAACTCTTGGCTCAGAGTCAGGTATCAATGAGCCCGAAACACCAACTTTTGGGACGACCTTAGAGAACTTAACTCAGCAAAAAGCAGAGGTGACTGAAAACGACTTGAAGCTGATCAGATACGAGCTAGAGAAGTTTCTTGATGCTGAGACAAAGGAAGAAGGGGTTCGTGTATCGTCAGCAAGGGACAGTCATGCTAGCTCTGTTACACCCAATGGAAAGCAAATGGAGGAGTCCGAAGATGAAGAGTACTGGAAGGATGCAGCATGTCCGCTCAAAGGATATCTCTTTGGGTCCTCAACTGAATTACCAGAAACAATGGaagcaaagaaagaaaaggcaTCACTGCAAGAGCTGTTTGACAGGACCAAAATCACAACTGATtataaggagaaaagtgaaagTGAGGAGACAGAAGTCAAGTATAAGCATAAATCTGCCATGGGGTTCATGAAGAAGATGATTAAAAAGTTCCATGCTTCTTCAAAGAGCTCAGGTGGTGATGCAACTGATTCTGTTTCCATCAAGAAGAAATGTGGTGAGGCATCTGATTCTCTTTCAACCAAGAAGAAACCCCATAAG GTCTTACGCATGTTCCATAGAACGATCCATCCTGAAAGCTCTATTGCTGCTAGAGAAGTTGTCAAGTCTGAGAaatacaagaagaagaaaattttcaGTGCAGATAGTGGTTGTAATGAAAACATGATGCTCAAGGGTGGAGACAACAGAAGGTTCCCTGAAGGGCCACTGGTAAAGGAGGGGACTGAAAATTGTAAGAAATACATGAACTTCCCCCAGTACAGGCTGAATGGCAGCACTTACGGGACAAGAGCAGAGCACTGGATTAAAACAGATGCAGAAT ATTTGGTGTTGGAGCTGTAG